From the genome of Pseudophryne corroboree isolate aPseCor3 chromosome 9, aPseCor3.hap2, whole genome shotgun sequence:
atttacttaccgataattctatttctcatagtccgtagtggatgctggggactccgtcaggaccatggggaatagcggctccgcaggagacagggcacatctaaagaaagcttttaggatcacatggtgtgtactggctcctccccccatgaccctcctccaagcctcagttaggtactgtgcccggacgagcgtacacaataaggaaggatcttgaatcccgggtaagactcataccagccacaccaatcacactgtacaacttgtgatctgaacccagttaacagtatgataacaaacgaagtagcctctgaaaagatggctcacaacaataataataacccgatttttgtaacaataactatgtacaagtattgcagacaatccgcacttgggatgggcgcccagcatccactacggactatgagaaatagaattatcggtaagtaaattcttattttctctaacgtcctagtggatgctggggactccgtcaggaccatggggattataccaaagctcccaaacgggcgggagagtgcggatgactctgcagcaccgaatgagagaactccaggtcctccttagccagagtatcaaatttgtaaaattttacaaacgtgttctcccctgaccacgtagctgctcggcaaagttgtaatgccgagacccctcgggcagccgcccaagatgagcccaccttccttgtggagtgggcctttacagatttaggctgtggcaggcctgccacagaatgtgcaagttggattgtgctacagatccaacgcgcaatcgtctgcttagacgcaggagcacccatcttgttgggtgcatacaatataaacaacgagtcagattttctgactccagctgtccttgaaatatatatttttaatgctctgacaacgtccagtaacttggagtcctccaagtcgctagtagccgcaggcaccacaataggctggttcaagtgaaaagccgaaaccaccttagggagaaaatgaggacgtgtccgcagttctgccctgtccgaatggaaaatcagatatgggcttttgtacgataaagccgccaactctgaaactctcctggctgaagccagggccagtagcatggttactttccatgtaagatacttcaaatctacagatttgagaggctcaaaccaatgagatttgagaaaatccaaaactacgtttagatcccacggtgccactgggggcacaatcgggggctgtatatgtagtacacccttgacaaaagtttgtacttcaggcactgaagccaattccttctggaagaagattgataaggccgaaatttgaactttaatagaccccaatttgaggcccatagacaatcctgcctgcaggaaatgtaagaatcgacccaattgaaattcttccgttggggccttcttggcttcacaccacgcaacatattttctccaaatgcggtgataatgttgtgcggtcacttccttcctagccttaatcaaggtaggaataacttcctctggaatgcccttttcttttagaatccggcgttcaaccgccatgccgtcaaacgcagtcgcggtaagtcttggaacatacaaggtccctgctgaagcagatcccttcttagaggtagaggccacggatcctccgtgagcatctcttgaagttccggataccaagttcttcttggccaatccggagccactagtattgttcttactccccttttccgaataattctcagtacctttggtatgagaggcagaggaggaaacacatacactgactggtacacccatggtgttaccagagcgtccacagctattgcctgagggtctcttgacctggcgcaatatctgtccagttttttgttgaggcgagacgccatcatatccacctttggtttttcccaacggttcacaatcatgtggaaaacttccggatgaagtccccactctcccgggtgaaggtcgtgtctgctgaggaagtctgcttcccagttgtccactcccgggatgaacactgctgacagtgctatgacatgattttccgcccagcgaagaatccttgcagcttctgtcattgctcttctgcttctcgtgccgccttgtctgtttacgtgggcgactgccgtgatgttgtccgactggatcaacaccggctgaccctgaagcagcggttttgccaagcttagagcattgtatatcgctcttagctccagtatatttatgtgaagagacgtctccaggtctgaccatacaccctggaagtttcttccttgtgtgactgctccccagccccgtaggctggcatccgtagtcaccaggacccagtcctgtatgccgaacctgcggccctctaacagatgggcactctgcaaccaccacaggagagacaaccttgttcttggtgacagtgttatccgctgatgcatgtgcagatgcgatccggaccatttgtccagcagatcccactgaaatgttcgtgcatggaatctgccgaatggaattgcttcgtaagaagccaccatctttcccaggactcttgtgcattgatgtactgacacagttcctggttttaggaggttcctgaccagttcggataactcccttgctttctcctccgggagaaacacctttttctgaaccgtgtccagaatcattcccaggaacagcagacgtgttgtcggggtcaattgagattttggaagattcagaatccacccgtgttgctgaagcactacttgggttagtgctacaccgacttccagctgttctctggactttgcccttatcaggagatcgtccaagtaagggataattaatacgccttttcttcgtagaagaaccatcatttcggtcattaccttggtaaagacccgaggggccgtggacaaaccaaacggcagcgtttgaaactgataatgacagtcttgtatcacgaacctgagatacccttggtgtgaggggtaaattgggacatgcagataagcatcttttatgtccagggacaccatgaagtccccttcttccagattcgctatcactgctctgagtgactccatcttgaacttgaatttctgtatgtacaggttcaaggatttcagatttagaataggtcttaccgaaccgtccggcttcggtaccacaaatagtgtggaataatacccctttccctgttgtaggaggggtaccttgactatcacctgctgagaatacagcttgtgaatggcttccaataccgtcgtcctttctgagggagacgttggtaaagcagactttaggaaccggcgagggggagacctttcgaactccaacatgtaaccctgagatactatctgcaggatccacgggtccacctgtgagcgagcccactgattgctgaaaatcttttgtcgaccccccaccgctcctgagtccgcttgtaaagccccagcgtcatgctgatggctttgtagaacccggggcgggcttctggtcctgggcaggggctgcttgctgccctctcttaccctttcctctgcctcgcggcagataagactgtccttttgctcgcttgtttttataggagcgaaaggactgcggctgaaaagacggtgtctttttctgttgggagggggtctgaggtaaaaaagtggatttgccggcagttgccgtggccaccagatccgatagaccgaccccaaataattcctctcctttatatggcaacacttccatatgccttttggaatccgcatcacctgaccactgtcgcgtccataaacttcttctggcagatatggacatcgcacttactcttgatgctagagtacaaatatccctctgagcatctcgcatataaagaaacgcatcctttaattgctctagagtcaataaaatactgtccctatccagggtatcaatattttcagtcagggaatccaaccacactaccccagcactgcacatccaggctgaggctattgccggtcgcagtataacaccagtatgagtgtatatacttttcaggttagtttccagcctcctatccgctggatccttgagggcggccgtatcaggagacggcaacgccacttgctttgataaacgtgtgagcgccttatccaccctagggggtgtttcccagcgcgtcctaacctctggtgggaaagggtataatgccaataacttcttagaaattagcagttttctatctgggttaacccacgcttcatcacacacgtcattcaattcctctgattctggaaaagctacaggtagttttttcaccccccacataatacccctttttgaggtaccagcagtatcagagatctgcaaagcctccttcattgccgtgatcatataacgtgtggccctgttggaaaatacgtttgtttcttcaccgtcgacactagattcatctgtgtcggtacccgtgtcgactgactgaggtaagggacgttttacagcccctgacggtgtctgagacgcctgagccggtactgactggttttccggccgtctcatttcgtctactgacttttgtaatgtactaacattatcacgtaattccataactaaagccatccattccggtgtcgactccctagggggtgacatcaccattaccggcaattgctctgcctccacaccaacatcgtcctcatacatgtcgacacacacgtaccgacacacagcagccacacagggaatgctctaatgcacaggttctcaaactcggtcctcaggaccccacacggtgcatgttttgcaggtctcctcacagaatcacaagtgaaataattagctccacctgtggaccttttaaaatgtctgtgagtaattaatacacctgtgcacctgctgggttacctgcaaaacatgcactgtgtggggtcctgaggaccgagtttgagaaccactgctctaatcgaagacaggacccccttagccctttggggagacagagggagagtttgccagcacacaccaaaagcgctataaatgtatataaacaaccctaaaaggtgttgtttttgttataagcgcttttaatatataaatatcgccaatttatgccccccttctctttgttaccctgtttctgtagtgcagtgcaggggagagtcctgggagccttcctcacagcggagctgagcaggaaaatggcgttgagtgctgaggagaataagctccgccccttttccggcgggcttttctcccgggttttgagaaatctggcctgggttaaatacatacatatagccttaatggctatatgtgatgtattctttgccactaaaggtatttaatattgctgcccagggcgcccccagcagcgccctgcaccctccgtgactggtcagtgagaagtgtgtagcaacaatggcgcacagctgccgtgctgtgcgctaccttcatgaagactgaagagtcttctgccgcctgtttccggacctccgatcttcagcatctgtaaggggggtcggcggcgcggctccgggacgaaccccaggatgacctgtgttccgactccctctgaagctatgtccagtagcctaagactccaatccatcctgcacgcaggtgagttgaaaatctctcccctaagtccctcgatgcagtgagcctgttgccagcaggactcactgagatttaaaacctaaaaaaactttttctaagcagctctttaggagagccacctagattgcaccctgctcggacgggcacaaaaacctaactgaggcttggaggagggtcatggggggaggagccagtacacaccatgtgatcctaaaagctctctttagatgtgccctgtctcctgcggagccgctattccccatggtcctgacggagtccccagcatccactaggacgttagagaaatttaattAGAAGACCCACTCCTTAAACTGAATGGAAGGAAACTGATGGTACCCACGCATTCCTCCACACTCATTGCATTCTGAAATCTATaaagcttgatacatcaacccccgtaGGCACAGACCATAGAGGTACCCCCACCCCCATTCTGTTTGTCTCTTGGCAATATTAAGCAACAGCTCTCCGCATTATTCCATGTTGTTGCAAATAAACAGATTGACACGTTAAATTATATTTAATTACGAAAATACTTCTAAAAAAAGGAAAAGCTTGAGACATGATATAGAACTGCATGTAAAAATTTCTGAGACCCCGATAGGATTAAATAAGACCAATCCTACCGCCACCAATTTAGGGCTCAAGTCTATTGGTGTCACAAGCCACATCCATTCACaccaaaaaaacacaataaaaatagaaaaataaaagggTCTGCTTCTCATTGTCCCGAATGTATGTCTGTAAAAAAAGAAAAGGTCAAGCTGCCTCGGCTGATAGCCCTACATAAACCTCTCAGACCTCATTCCACATCCACTTACTTGAGGAAGCAGATAGGAATCTGCAAAACGCGTTGCACCAGGACTTTGAGTTCACTTTTTTCCCCAATTCACTTCTACATACCCCTTATttggtatttttattttaaaatgtttacatTTGTTTTAATTTATATTTCTGTTTTGTATCAATATTCGTGTTTCAGCAGCAATTTGAGATTTTGATGTTGTAAACCCTTAATTGCATTGATctaataaatattgtttttttgtggaaCATTGATTGGTGCTTCATTTATAATTAAGGGAGTACTGTATGGATTCAAATGATCCTTCACAGTACGGAATTCCTTCTCACATCTTATGAGGGTACCCTTACATTGTCCATCAAGTCACCAAAGAACATTAGTTTGAAACACAAGCACACAAATGTCAGATAAAAGGTGACTATGGACTAATAATTCTTATCCTAGTGGGCCTACTCTTTACAGCAGAGAAAACAATGTTTTTCTTTCATTTTATTCGATGAATCAACTGAAGATCACACAGTTGGAATTCCAAGAGACGTCACACACTGTGATCTCCGATTAAATAATACCCAAGGCGCAATTCCCTACATCAAGGGTGACCAGATCACATACTGTAGGTTATTGCACTTGGTAAACGTACACTTCTCGGTACCCACGCAATACTTTCAAAAATTAACGGTTGGAGAAGCGCTACAACTACCCTTCTATCTACATATACACTTTTTGGAACCTTTTGGGTAGAAGTTCCTTAGTTCACAGCCGCATACTCTCTACCTTTGGTGGACTTTCTTCCTTTGGTGCAGATCATTCTATCAACTGACAAGCTACCATAGCAAAATGGCCGATTCCAGCAGCCACATATCAAAATGTTCGCACAGTAATAAGAATGGGAGAGAAGCTTGTGCTAAAGCAGGCAGTCCAGTCCCCTCTGCTATAAAACTATACGGAAAATACAGCACTTGTAACAGATCATCCGCTTTCACAGTCATGGTGTCGTCGTTGGTACAACATCTAAGTTCACAGAGCAGAACAATTGCAGCAATAAATAAAATATGGCTCCTTTTTTTTGCATTCCCTCCAGTGAAAGGGCATTTTAAGAGCACCAGGCCCTGCACCCTCTCATTGCACATCTCAGCGTATCTGCAAGTAATGTGGGATACTGTAATTGAAGagtagaaagtccattctgtataaGTTGAAAAGACGCCGTTGGTAGAAGCGGTTGATACCCTTGAAGAACTCCGCAGCCATCCCATCGGTGGTCCGTGTGGTTTTGGATGACGTTGGAAACTTAATGGAGTCTCCTACCCCAATCAGCTGAAGTAGATAATTAGCATCCTCTTCAAGAGTCTCGTATTTTCCCACCACATCATATTGGACAATACATGGGTGGCACAAGGAGTGGACCCTCTCCCAGTGCTCGTTAAATGGCTCCTCTCTCTGTGTCTGTGGGTCAACTAGGTAATAGAGGAACTCTTCGAATGTGACGTCATCTCCCCGCTCAAGTGCTTCAAGAGACGGGTCCCTACGGTGACGCTCTATGATCTTGGTACCATAACGCTTGTGAAAGGCCGTGTTGTACGAGCGTGTAAACTTGTTCCTGTAGGCGGAAACTAGCCTTTCGAAAGGCTCCCTTACAAAGATGAACTTGAGGTAGTTCCGAAGCCTATAGTTGATTTCCGAGGTGCTGAACTCAGAGAGGGCGCGGAGGTTAGAGGATACGTGGGCCTCATTAGCTGGAATGAATGTAGGGTCCTTGTACTTGCCCTGGCCTGTGAGCACCATCATGACCCTCTTCCAGTTGGTGCAGGCCACTTTAGGCACATAACAGTAAAGTAGACCATGGGTGTCATCAACAATCAGGTGTTTGAGGTCATCAGCTGTCAGGACTCTGCGTTTCCGCGTATAAGTCTTGCAGGCGCTGGCCAGCAGCTCCCGGCGCTTTTGGTGCTTCGACTGGATTGTTGAAGGCTCAAACTGGGATATAGAAAGGTATAGAATATTAAAGAAAGAAATATGTTAATTTATTAAAATACCGCATCTATCCATTTCAATCAATTATTACCAGACATCAACTTAATCAACTGACCAAATCTTCTCTTCCTGCTCTTCACAGTTCCGGGCTTGTCTGCTAATATCTATGGTCACATGAGTTCCATGTCTGGTTACTGAAAGGGGCAGAGATGGGAGCTCATGCAGAGATCATTAAGAGATCATGGAGAGATTGGTGCACATTGCTAATGTTCTCAGGTAGAACATGTTCCAGTTATATCAGAGCTTGCTCAGGCATTCACCGTGTCAAGACAGATGGCTAAGTGCACTGAGCCAATCTCAGGGGTCTTCTCATCACTTGTCAAATGTGCAGCAGTTGGAATGCAAATGCCCCCATCAAATTATTGCTTTACATAATTGATTCTGCATAAAAAGGTAGCGTTCATTCTATCACGGTGAgacacagaccagagtgtgctagaagcaccatagCAGAGTGTTACACCCCACGCAGGAAAAACGAACTCCACGGGTTGTGACCGGTGCAGGGTGCTAGACTGAACACTAAAAACGGAATATTACAAAATAACC
Proteins encoded in this window:
- the CHST13 gene encoding carbohydrate sulfotransferase 13, whose product is MRRSKVMVLATCLGSFVLVIFYFQSSLSSVDDHFTVGNWNGKPRRSPLQALYDSDQFEPSTIQSKHQKRRELLASACKTYTRKRRVLTADDLKHLIVDDTHGLLYCYVPKVACTNWKRVMMVLTGQGKYKDPTFIPANEAHVSSNLRALSEFSTSEINYRLRNYLKFIFVREPFERLVSAYRNKFTRSYNTAFHKRYGTKIIERHRRDPSLEALERGDDVTFEEFLYYLVDPQTQREEPFNEHWERVHSLCHPCIVQYDVVGKYETLEEDANYLLQLIGVGDSIKFPTSSKTTRTTDGMAAEFFKGINRFYQRRLFNLYRMDFLLFNYSIPHYLQIR